A genomic window from Cricetulus griseus strain 17A/GY chromosome 4, alternate assembly CriGri-PICRH-1.0, whole genome shotgun sequence includes:
- the Smim34a gene encoding small integral membrane protein 34A isoform X2 has translation MELIKWKPQEAFNQTQPSSLLNDSVEGRNSTDSTRTLRLLDATSAAWYILTIIGIYGVIFIFQLASNILRKDERSLDDIYYSNLTSELKRKGFQSKVAECSVISNPATLQPPGGLEPKGEDHRLTQDHVVP, from the coding sequence TGATCAAGTGGAAACCCCAGGAAGCCTTCAACCAGACCCAGCCCAGCTCCCTCCTGAACGACTCTGTGGAGGGGAGGAATAGCACCGATTCCACCAGGACCCTGAGGCTGCTGGATGCGACCAGCGCCGCCTGGTACATCCTCACCATCATTGGCATCTATGGTGTGATCTTCATCTTCCAGCTGGCCAGCAACATTCTCAGGAAAGATGAGAGGTCCTTGGATGACATTTATTACTCAAACTTAACTTCTGAACTCAAAAGGAAAGGGTTTCAGAGCAAGGTGGCTGAGTGTTCAGTCATCAGCAATCCAGCTACCCTTCAGCCTCCAGGTGGCCTGGAACCAAAGGGTGAGGACCACAGGCTCACACAGGACCATGTGGTCCCTTAA
- the Fam243a gene encoding protein FAM243A: MARLTNSLLKSIVIRTQFDSVRRKQCLQYLNTLRTLQYDGYKTVYFGETEIPETLVTGEDFSDSYYMHSPTWCILHAGGSQGWVPWKYRMFLRDDLCIKQEDSLFFEFCDVIKKAYGKCAIVVKGQRQQDETKPKADMEGEAQAYVPTSINLTSIVCSPGVAKSYGHELISLPSLYNYLNPLDSAWSSMKWFIINNRKEFCLQSADDVYTYQYILFSDLISKGIEKVSLSKWKALTNKVRRWENYYLGKFS; this comes from the coding sequence ATGGCTCGCTTGACAAACTCTCTCCTGAAGAGCATTGTTATCCGAACGCAGTTTGACAGCGTCAGGAGGAAACAGTGCCTGCAGTATCTGAACACTCTGAGGACACTGCAGTACGATGGGTATAAGACTGTGTATTTTGGGGAAACTGAGATCCCAGAGACTCTTGTCACCGGGGAAGATTTCAGCGACAGCTATTACATGCACAGCCCCACCTGGTGTATTCTGCATGCTGGAGGCAGCCAGGGGTGGGTGCCTTGGAAATACCGGATGTTCTTAAGAGATGACCTATGTATCAAACAGGAAGACAGCCTCTTCTTTGAGTTCTGCGACGTCATAAAGAAGGCCTACGGGAAGTGCGCCATCGTGGTCAAAGGGCAAAGGCAGCAAGATGAGACGAAGCCCAAGGCAGACATGGAGGGGGAGGCCCAGGCCTATGTCCCAACAAGCATCAATTTAACAAGCATCGTGTGTTCCCCAGGAGTGGCCAAGTCCTACGGCCATGAACTAATCTCTCTGCCCTCCCTGTATAACTACCTGAACCCCTTAGATTCGGCCTGGTCGTCTATGAAATGGTTTATCATCAACAACAGGAAAGAATTCTGTCTGCAGTCTGCTGATGATGTCTACACTTACCAGTACATACTTTTCAGCGACTTAATCAGCAAAGGGATTGAAAAGGTCAGCCTGAGCAAGTGGAAGGCCCTCACCAACAAAGTGCGGAGGTGGGAAAACTACTATCTCGGGAAATTTTCTTAG